From Xiphophorus couchianus chromosome 4, X_couchianus-1.0, whole genome shotgun sequence, a single genomic window includes:
- the cars1 gene encoding cysteine--tRNA ligase, cytoplasmic isoform X4, with protein MSSSPDTVKGKRVQPPWSPPAGTEVPQLRLYNSLTRTKEPFVPQKGNKVTWYSCGPTVYDASHMGHARSYISFDILRRILRDYFKYDVLYCMNITDIDDKIIKRARQNFLLERYREKRPQAAQILQDVLNARVLFREQLASTTDPDKKQMLERLDAAIAGALQPLQGAMESNAAADVLQPLTEVLLENSKDLLSDWLDRQFGSEVTENSIFSVLPKFWEGEFHRDMEALNVLPADVLTRVSEYVPEIVEFVRKIVSNGYGYESNGSVYFDTQRFDSSPQHSYAKLVPEAVGDQKALQEGEGDLSISADRLSEKKSQNDFALWKTSKLGEPSWDSPWGKGRPGWHIECSAMAGSILGESMDIHGGGFDLRFPHHDNELAQSEAFFQNDCWVRYFLHTGHLTIAGCKMSKSLKNFITIKDALAKNTARQLRLAFLMHSWKDTLDYSANTMESAVQYEKFMNEFFLNVKDILRAPSDLTGRFEKWEAEEAELNSSFYDRKWAVHLALCDNMDTRSAMEEMRLLVGLSNSYIASRKSAKLRPNRLLLESIASYLTAMMKIFGAIEGSDPIGFPVGGQAVDLESTVMPYLAVLSDFREDVRKIAREQKVTALLRLCDAVRDDTLPELGVRLEDHEGQPTVVKLVDKETLLREREEKKKMEEEKKRKKEEAARKKQEQEMAKLAKMKVPPCEMFRSETDKYSRFDETGFPTHDAEGKELSKGQAKKLRKLFEAQEKLHSEYLQMNQNGN; from the exons TGAAGGGGAAGCGGGTCCAGCCTCCATGGTCGCCTCCGGCGGGAACAGAAGTTCCTCAGCTGCGGCTCTACAACAGCCTGACCAGAACCAAG GAGCCGTTTGTTCCCCAGAAGGGCAACAAGGTGACGTGGTACAGCTGCGGCCCCACCGTTTACGACGCCTCACACATGGGACATGCCAG GTCCTACATCTCCTTCGACATCCTGCGGCGGATCCTGAGGGATTACTTCAAGTACGACGTCCTCTACTGCATGAACATCACAGACATCGACGACAAG ATCATCAAACGGGCCCGGCAGAACTTCCTCCTGGAGCGGTACAGAGAGAAGCGACCGCAGGCAGCTCAGATCCTGCAGGATGTCCTGAACGCACGAGTG CTGTTCCGGGAGCAGCTGGCCTCCACCACGGACCCGGATAAGAAGCAGATGTTGGAGCGTCTGGACGCCGCCATCGCCGGCGCCCTGCAGCCCCTGCAGGGGGCGATGGAGAGCAACGCAGCGGCTGACGTGCTGCAGCCTCTGACTGAG GTTTTGCTGGAGAACTCGAAGGACTTGCTGTCCGACTGGCTGGACAGGCAGTTTGGAAGCGAAGTCACAGAGAACTCCATCTTCTCCGTCCTGCCGAAGTTCTGGGAGGGGGAGTTCCACAGAGACATGGAGGCCCTGAAC GTTCTGCCTGCCGACGTTCTGACCCGAGTCAGTGAGTACGTGCCGGAGATCGTGGAGTTTGTGAGGAAAATCGTCTCCAATGGTTACGG GTACGAGTCCAACGGGTCCGTCTACTTCGACACCCAGAGGTTTGATTCCAGTCCGCAACATTCGTACGCCAAGCTGGTGCCAGAGGCGGTGGGAGACCAGAAGGCGCTGCAGGAGGGAGAAG GCGATCTGAGCATCTCAGCAGACAGACTGAGTGAGAAGAAATCCCAGAACGACTTCGCTCTGTGGAAAACCTCGAAGCTCGGCGAGCCGTCCTGGGACTCTCCGTGGGGGAAG ggTCGGCCCGGGTGGCACATCGAGTGTTCGGCCATGGCCGGCTCCATCCTGGGAGAGTCCATGGACATCCACGGAGGAGGCTTCGACCTGCGCTTCCCCCATCATGACAACGAGCTGGCCCAGTCcgag gcGTTCTTCCAGAACGACTGTTGGGTCCGTTACTTCCTGCACACCGGCCACCTGACCATCGCCGGCTGCAAGATGTCCAAGTCTCTGAAAAACTTCATCACCATAAAGGACGCCCTGGCGAAGAACACAG CGCGCCAGCTGCGCCTGGCCTTTCTCATGCATTCCTGGAAAGACACGCTGGATTACTCGGCCAACACCATGGAGTCGGCCGTCCAGTACGAGAAGTTCATGAAC GAGTTCTTCCTGAACGTCAAAGACATCCTGCGGGCGCCGAGCGATCTCACCGGACGCTTCGAGAAGTGGGAGGCGGAGGAGGCGGAGCTTAACAGCAG TTTCTACGACAGGAAGTGGGCCGTTCACCTGGCGCTGTGTGACAACATGGACACCCGCAGCGCCATGGAGGAGATGAGGCTTCTGGTCGGCCTTAGCAACAGCTACATCGCCAGCAGGAAGAGCGCCAAGCTGAGGCCCAACCGCCTGCTGCTGGAGAGCATCGCCTCCTACCTCACCGccatgatgaag ATATTCGGAGCCATCGAAGGATCCGATCCCATCGGTTTTCCAGTCGGAGGACAAGCTGTGGAT CTGGAGAGCACGGTGATGCCCTACCTGGCGGTTCTGTCCGACTTCAGAGAGGACGTCCGGAAAATCGCCCGGGAGCAGAAAG TGACGGCGCTGCTGCGGCTCTGCGACGCCGTCCGGGACGACACGCTGCCGGAGCTGGGCGTCCGGCTGGAGGACCACGAAG GTCAGCCCACCGTGGTGAAGCTGGTGGACAAGGAGACTTtactgagggagagagaggagaagaagaag atggaggaggagaagaagcgGAAGAAGGAGGAAGCTGCCAGGAAGAAGCAGGAGCAGGAG atGGCGAAACTCGCCAAGATGAAAGTCCCTCCGTGTGAGATGTTTCGCTCAGAAACAGACAAATATTCCAGGTTTGACGAGACG GGTTTTCCCACTCATGACGCTGAGGGAAAGGAGCTGAGCAAAGGCCAAGCCAAGAAGCTGCGGAAGCTGTTTGAGGCTCAGGAAAAGCTCCACAGCGAGTATCTGCAGATGAACCAGAACGGGAACTAG
- the cars1 gene encoding cysteine--tRNA ligase, cytoplasmic isoform X2 yields MSSSPDTAFEFGSLLQINEEAALTAALNDYLTSRSYLAGFGPSQADLRAFRLLPQPPAPQHVHALRWYRHISALQQDLSADGSMKGKRVQPPWSPPAGTEVPQLRLYNSLTRTKEPFVPQKGNKVTWYSCGPTVYDASHMGHARSYISFDILRRILRDYFKYDVLYCMNITDIDDKIIKRARQNFLLERYREKRPQAAQILQDVLNARVLFREQLASTTDPDKKQMLERLDAAIAGALQPLQGAMESNAAADVLQPLTEVLLENSKDLLSDWLDRQFGSEVTENSIFSVLPKFWEGEFHRDMEALNVLPADVLTRVSEYVPEIVEFVRKIVSNGYGYESNGSVYFDTQRFDSSPQHSYAKLVPEAVGDQKALQEGEGDLSISADRLSEKKSQNDFALWKTSKLGEPSWDSPWGKGRPGWHIECSAMAGSILGESMDIHGGGFDLRFPHHDNELAQSEAFFQNDCWVRYFLHTGHLTIAGCKMSKSLKNFITIKDALAKNTARQLRLAFLMHSWKDTLDYSANTMESAVQYEKFMNEFFLNVKDILRAPSDLTGRFEKWEAEEAELNSSFYDRKWAVHLALCDNMDTRSAMEEMRLLVGLSNSYIASRKSAKLRPNRLLLESIASYLTAMMKIFGAIEGSDPIGFPVGGQAVDLESTVMPYLAVLSDFREDVRKIAREQKVTALLRLCDAVRDDTLPELGVRLEDHEGQPTVVKLVDKETLLREREEKKKMEEEKKRKKEEAARKKQEQEMAKLAKMKVPPCEMFRSETDKYSRFDETGFPTHDAEGKELSKGQAKKLRKLFEAQEKLHSEYLQMNQNGN; encoded by the exons CCTTTGAGTTTGGCTCCTTGCTGCAGATTAACGAGGAGGCCGCGCTGACGGCGGCCCTCAACGACTACCTGACCTCACGCAGCTACCTGGCGGGCTTCGGCCCCTCCCAGGCCGACCTGAGAGCCTTTAGGCTCCTCCCCCAACCCCCCGCCCCGCAGCACGTCCACGCTCTGCGCTGGTACAGACACATTTCCGCCCTGCAGCAGGACCTGAGCGCAGACGGCAGCA TGAAGGGGAAGCGGGTCCAGCCTCCATGGTCGCCTCCGGCGGGAACAGAAGTTCCTCAGCTGCGGCTCTACAACAGCCTGACCAGAACCAAG GAGCCGTTTGTTCCCCAGAAGGGCAACAAGGTGACGTGGTACAGCTGCGGCCCCACCGTTTACGACGCCTCACACATGGGACATGCCAG GTCCTACATCTCCTTCGACATCCTGCGGCGGATCCTGAGGGATTACTTCAAGTACGACGTCCTCTACTGCATGAACATCACAGACATCGACGACAAG ATCATCAAACGGGCCCGGCAGAACTTCCTCCTGGAGCGGTACAGAGAGAAGCGACCGCAGGCAGCTCAGATCCTGCAGGATGTCCTGAACGCACGAGTG CTGTTCCGGGAGCAGCTGGCCTCCACCACGGACCCGGATAAGAAGCAGATGTTGGAGCGTCTGGACGCCGCCATCGCCGGCGCCCTGCAGCCCCTGCAGGGGGCGATGGAGAGCAACGCAGCGGCTGACGTGCTGCAGCCTCTGACTGAG GTTTTGCTGGAGAACTCGAAGGACTTGCTGTCCGACTGGCTGGACAGGCAGTTTGGAAGCGAAGTCACAGAGAACTCCATCTTCTCCGTCCTGCCGAAGTTCTGGGAGGGGGAGTTCCACAGAGACATGGAGGCCCTGAAC GTTCTGCCTGCCGACGTTCTGACCCGAGTCAGTGAGTACGTGCCGGAGATCGTGGAGTTTGTGAGGAAAATCGTCTCCAATGGTTACGG GTACGAGTCCAACGGGTCCGTCTACTTCGACACCCAGAGGTTTGATTCCAGTCCGCAACATTCGTACGCCAAGCTGGTGCCAGAGGCGGTGGGAGACCAGAAGGCGCTGCAGGAGGGAGAAG GCGATCTGAGCATCTCAGCAGACAGACTGAGTGAGAAGAAATCCCAGAACGACTTCGCTCTGTGGAAAACCTCGAAGCTCGGCGAGCCGTCCTGGGACTCTCCGTGGGGGAAG ggTCGGCCCGGGTGGCACATCGAGTGTTCGGCCATGGCCGGCTCCATCCTGGGAGAGTCCATGGACATCCACGGAGGAGGCTTCGACCTGCGCTTCCCCCATCATGACAACGAGCTGGCCCAGTCcgag gcGTTCTTCCAGAACGACTGTTGGGTCCGTTACTTCCTGCACACCGGCCACCTGACCATCGCCGGCTGCAAGATGTCCAAGTCTCTGAAAAACTTCATCACCATAAAGGACGCCCTGGCGAAGAACACAG CGCGCCAGCTGCGCCTGGCCTTTCTCATGCATTCCTGGAAAGACACGCTGGATTACTCGGCCAACACCATGGAGTCGGCCGTCCAGTACGAGAAGTTCATGAAC GAGTTCTTCCTGAACGTCAAAGACATCCTGCGGGCGCCGAGCGATCTCACCGGACGCTTCGAGAAGTGGGAGGCGGAGGAGGCGGAGCTTAACAGCAG TTTCTACGACAGGAAGTGGGCCGTTCACCTGGCGCTGTGTGACAACATGGACACCCGCAGCGCCATGGAGGAGATGAGGCTTCTGGTCGGCCTTAGCAACAGCTACATCGCCAGCAGGAAGAGCGCCAAGCTGAGGCCCAACCGCCTGCTGCTGGAGAGCATCGCCTCCTACCTCACCGccatgatgaag ATATTCGGAGCCATCGAAGGATCCGATCCCATCGGTTTTCCAGTCGGAGGACAAGCTGTGGAT CTGGAGAGCACGGTGATGCCCTACCTGGCGGTTCTGTCCGACTTCAGAGAGGACGTCCGGAAAATCGCCCGGGAGCAGAAAG TGACGGCGCTGCTGCGGCTCTGCGACGCCGTCCGGGACGACACGCTGCCGGAGCTGGGCGTCCGGCTGGAGGACCACGAAG GTCAGCCCACCGTGGTGAAGCTGGTGGACAAGGAGACTTtactgagggagagagaggagaagaagaag atggaggaggagaagaagcgGAAGAAGGAGGAAGCTGCCAGGAAGAAGCAGGAGCAGGAG atGGCGAAACTCGCCAAGATGAAAGTCCCTCCGTGTGAGATGTTTCGCTCAGAAACAGACAAATATTCCAGGTTTGACGAGACG GGTTTTCCCACTCATGACGCTGAGGGAAAGGAGCTGAGCAAAGGCCAAGCCAAGAAGCTGCGGAAGCTGTTTGAGGCTCAGGAAAAGCTCCACAGCGAGTATCTGCAGATGAACCAGAACGGGAACTAG
- the cars1 gene encoding cysteine--tRNA ligase, cytoplasmic isoform X1 has protein sequence MSSSPDTEDEDSCSCSAANVCPLVSAAFEFGSLLQINEEAALTAALNDYLTSRSYLAGFGPSQADLRAFRLLPQPPAPQHVHALRWYRHISALQQDLSADGSMKGKRVQPPWSPPAGTEVPQLRLYNSLTRTKEPFVPQKGNKVTWYSCGPTVYDASHMGHARSYISFDILRRILRDYFKYDVLYCMNITDIDDKIIKRARQNFLLERYREKRPQAAQILQDVLNARVLFREQLASTTDPDKKQMLERLDAAIAGALQPLQGAMESNAAADVLQPLTEVLLENSKDLLSDWLDRQFGSEVTENSIFSVLPKFWEGEFHRDMEALNVLPADVLTRVSEYVPEIVEFVRKIVSNGYGYESNGSVYFDTQRFDSSPQHSYAKLVPEAVGDQKALQEGEGDLSISADRLSEKKSQNDFALWKTSKLGEPSWDSPWGKGRPGWHIECSAMAGSILGESMDIHGGGFDLRFPHHDNELAQSEAFFQNDCWVRYFLHTGHLTIAGCKMSKSLKNFITIKDALAKNTARQLRLAFLMHSWKDTLDYSANTMESAVQYEKFMNEFFLNVKDILRAPSDLTGRFEKWEAEEAELNSSFYDRKWAVHLALCDNMDTRSAMEEMRLLVGLSNSYIASRKSAKLRPNRLLLESIASYLTAMMKIFGAIEGSDPIGFPVGGQAVDLESTVMPYLAVLSDFREDVRKIAREQKVTALLRLCDAVRDDTLPELGVRLEDHEGQPTVVKLVDKETLLREREEKKKMEEEKKRKKEEAARKKQEQEMAKLAKMKVPPCEMFRSETDKYSRFDETGFPTHDAEGKELSKGQAKKLRKLFEAQEKLHSEYLQMNQNGN, from the exons AGGATGAGGACAGTTGCAGCTGCTCGGCTGCTAACGTCTGCCCTCTTGTTTCTGCAGCCTTTGAGTTTGGCTCCTTGCTGCAGATTAACGAGGAGGCCGCGCTGACGGCGGCCCTCAACGACTACCTGACCTCACGCAGCTACCTGGCGGGCTTCGGCCCCTCCCAGGCCGACCTGAGAGCCTTTAGGCTCCTCCCCCAACCCCCCGCCCCGCAGCACGTCCACGCTCTGCGCTGGTACAGACACATTTCCGCCCTGCAGCAGGACCTGAGCGCAGACGGCAGCA TGAAGGGGAAGCGGGTCCAGCCTCCATGGTCGCCTCCGGCGGGAACAGAAGTTCCTCAGCTGCGGCTCTACAACAGCCTGACCAGAACCAAG GAGCCGTTTGTTCCCCAGAAGGGCAACAAGGTGACGTGGTACAGCTGCGGCCCCACCGTTTACGACGCCTCACACATGGGACATGCCAG GTCCTACATCTCCTTCGACATCCTGCGGCGGATCCTGAGGGATTACTTCAAGTACGACGTCCTCTACTGCATGAACATCACAGACATCGACGACAAG ATCATCAAACGGGCCCGGCAGAACTTCCTCCTGGAGCGGTACAGAGAGAAGCGACCGCAGGCAGCTCAGATCCTGCAGGATGTCCTGAACGCACGAGTG CTGTTCCGGGAGCAGCTGGCCTCCACCACGGACCCGGATAAGAAGCAGATGTTGGAGCGTCTGGACGCCGCCATCGCCGGCGCCCTGCAGCCCCTGCAGGGGGCGATGGAGAGCAACGCAGCGGCTGACGTGCTGCAGCCTCTGACTGAG GTTTTGCTGGAGAACTCGAAGGACTTGCTGTCCGACTGGCTGGACAGGCAGTTTGGAAGCGAAGTCACAGAGAACTCCATCTTCTCCGTCCTGCCGAAGTTCTGGGAGGGGGAGTTCCACAGAGACATGGAGGCCCTGAAC GTTCTGCCTGCCGACGTTCTGACCCGAGTCAGTGAGTACGTGCCGGAGATCGTGGAGTTTGTGAGGAAAATCGTCTCCAATGGTTACGG GTACGAGTCCAACGGGTCCGTCTACTTCGACACCCAGAGGTTTGATTCCAGTCCGCAACATTCGTACGCCAAGCTGGTGCCAGAGGCGGTGGGAGACCAGAAGGCGCTGCAGGAGGGAGAAG GCGATCTGAGCATCTCAGCAGACAGACTGAGTGAGAAGAAATCCCAGAACGACTTCGCTCTGTGGAAAACCTCGAAGCTCGGCGAGCCGTCCTGGGACTCTCCGTGGGGGAAG ggTCGGCCCGGGTGGCACATCGAGTGTTCGGCCATGGCCGGCTCCATCCTGGGAGAGTCCATGGACATCCACGGAGGAGGCTTCGACCTGCGCTTCCCCCATCATGACAACGAGCTGGCCCAGTCcgag gcGTTCTTCCAGAACGACTGTTGGGTCCGTTACTTCCTGCACACCGGCCACCTGACCATCGCCGGCTGCAAGATGTCCAAGTCTCTGAAAAACTTCATCACCATAAAGGACGCCCTGGCGAAGAACACAG CGCGCCAGCTGCGCCTGGCCTTTCTCATGCATTCCTGGAAAGACACGCTGGATTACTCGGCCAACACCATGGAGTCGGCCGTCCAGTACGAGAAGTTCATGAAC GAGTTCTTCCTGAACGTCAAAGACATCCTGCGGGCGCCGAGCGATCTCACCGGACGCTTCGAGAAGTGGGAGGCGGAGGAGGCGGAGCTTAACAGCAG TTTCTACGACAGGAAGTGGGCCGTTCACCTGGCGCTGTGTGACAACATGGACACCCGCAGCGCCATGGAGGAGATGAGGCTTCTGGTCGGCCTTAGCAACAGCTACATCGCCAGCAGGAAGAGCGCCAAGCTGAGGCCCAACCGCCTGCTGCTGGAGAGCATCGCCTCCTACCTCACCGccatgatgaag ATATTCGGAGCCATCGAAGGATCCGATCCCATCGGTTTTCCAGTCGGAGGACAAGCTGTGGAT CTGGAGAGCACGGTGATGCCCTACCTGGCGGTTCTGTCCGACTTCAGAGAGGACGTCCGGAAAATCGCCCGGGAGCAGAAAG TGACGGCGCTGCTGCGGCTCTGCGACGCCGTCCGGGACGACACGCTGCCGGAGCTGGGCGTCCGGCTGGAGGACCACGAAG GTCAGCCCACCGTGGTGAAGCTGGTGGACAAGGAGACTTtactgagggagagagaggagaagaagaag atggaggaggagaagaagcgGAAGAAGGAGGAAGCTGCCAGGAAGAAGCAGGAGCAGGAG atGGCGAAACTCGCCAAGATGAAAGTCCCTCCGTGTGAGATGTTTCGCTCAGAAACAGACAAATATTCCAGGTTTGACGAGACG GGTTTTCCCACTCATGACGCTGAGGGAAAGGAGCTGAGCAAAGGCCAAGCCAAGAAGCTGCGGAAGCTGTTTGAGGCTCAGGAAAAGCTCCACAGCGAGTATCTGCAGATGAACCAGAACGGGAACTAG
- the cars1 gene encoding cysteine--tRNA ligase, cytoplasmic isoform X3 codes for MSSSPDTVSGFIPVKGKRVQPPWSPPAGTEVPQLRLYNSLTRTKEPFVPQKGNKVTWYSCGPTVYDASHMGHARSYISFDILRRILRDYFKYDVLYCMNITDIDDKIIKRARQNFLLERYREKRPQAAQILQDVLNARVLFREQLASTTDPDKKQMLERLDAAIAGALQPLQGAMESNAAADVLQPLTEVLLENSKDLLSDWLDRQFGSEVTENSIFSVLPKFWEGEFHRDMEALNVLPADVLTRVSEYVPEIVEFVRKIVSNGYGYESNGSVYFDTQRFDSSPQHSYAKLVPEAVGDQKALQEGEGDLSISADRLSEKKSQNDFALWKTSKLGEPSWDSPWGKGRPGWHIECSAMAGSILGESMDIHGGGFDLRFPHHDNELAQSEAFFQNDCWVRYFLHTGHLTIAGCKMSKSLKNFITIKDALAKNTARQLRLAFLMHSWKDTLDYSANTMESAVQYEKFMNEFFLNVKDILRAPSDLTGRFEKWEAEEAELNSSFYDRKWAVHLALCDNMDTRSAMEEMRLLVGLSNSYIASRKSAKLRPNRLLLESIASYLTAMMKIFGAIEGSDPIGFPVGGQAVDLESTVMPYLAVLSDFREDVRKIAREQKVTALLRLCDAVRDDTLPELGVRLEDHEGQPTVVKLVDKETLLREREEKKKMEEEKKRKKEEAARKKQEQEMAKLAKMKVPPCEMFRSETDKYSRFDETGFPTHDAEGKELSKGQAKKLRKLFEAQEKLHSEYLQMNQNGN; via the exons tttctggttttattccAGTGAAGGGGAAGCGGGTCCAGCCTCCATGGTCGCCTCCGGCGGGAACAGAAGTTCCTCAGCTGCGGCTCTACAACAGCCTGACCAGAACCAAG GAGCCGTTTGTTCCCCAGAAGGGCAACAAGGTGACGTGGTACAGCTGCGGCCCCACCGTTTACGACGCCTCACACATGGGACATGCCAG GTCCTACATCTCCTTCGACATCCTGCGGCGGATCCTGAGGGATTACTTCAAGTACGACGTCCTCTACTGCATGAACATCACAGACATCGACGACAAG ATCATCAAACGGGCCCGGCAGAACTTCCTCCTGGAGCGGTACAGAGAGAAGCGACCGCAGGCAGCTCAGATCCTGCAGGATGTCCTGAACGCACGAGTG CTGTTCCGGGAGCAGCTGGCCTCCACCACGGACCCGGATAAGAAGCAGATGTTGGAGCGTCTGGACGCCGCCATCGCCGGCGCCCTGCAGCCCCTGCAGGGGGCGATGGAGAGCAACGCAGCGGCTGACGTGCTGCAGCCTCTGACTGAG GTTTTGCTGGAGAACTCGAAGGACTTGCTGTCCGACTGGCTGGACAGGCAGTTTGGAAGCGAAGTCACAGAGAACTCCATCTTCTCCGTCCTGCCGAAGTTCTGGGAGGGGGAGTTCCACAGAGACATGGAGGCCCTGAAC GTTCTGCCTGCCGACGTTCTGACCCGAGTCAGTGAGTACGTGCCGGAGATCGTGGAGTTTGTGAGGAAAATCGTCTCCAATGGTTACGG GTACGAGTCCAACGGGTCCGTCTACTTCGACACCCAGAGGTTTGATTCCAGTCCGCAACATTCGTACGCCAAGCTGGTGCCAGAGGCGGTGGGAGACCAGAAGGCGCTGCAGGAGGGAGAAG GCGATCTGAGCATCTCAGCAGACAGACTGAGTGAGAAGAAATCCCAGAACGACTTCGCTCTGTGGAAAACCTCGAAGCTCGGCGAGCCGTCCTGGGACTCTCCGTGGGGGAAG ggTCGGCCCGGGTGGCACATCGAGTGTTCGGCCATGGCCGGCTCCATCCTGGGAGAGTCCATGGACATCCACGGAGGAGGCTTCGACCTGCGCTTCCCCCATCATGACAACGAGCTGGCCCAGTCcgag gcGTTCTTCCAGAACGACTGTTGGGTCCGTTACTTCCTGCACACCGGCCACCTGACCATCGCCGGCTGCAAGATGTCCAAGTCTCTGAAAAACTTCATCACCATAAAGGACGCCCTGGCGAAGAACACAG CGCGCCAGCTGCGCCTGGCCTTTCTCATGCATTCCTGGAAAGACACGCTGGATTACTCGGCCAACACCATGGAGTCGGCCGTCCAGTACGAGAAGTTCATGAAC GAGTTCTTCCTGAACGTCAAAGACATCCTGCGGGCGCCGAGCGATCTCACCGGACGCTTCGAGAAGTGGGAGGCGGAGGAGGCGGAGCTTAACAGCAG TTTCTACGACAGGAAGTGGGCCGTTCACCTGGCGCTGTGTGACAACATGGACACCCGCAGCGCCATGGAGGAGATGAGGCTTCTGGTCGGCCTTAGCAACAGCTACATCGCCAGCAGGAAGAGCGCCAAGCTGAGGCCCAACCGCCTGCTGCTGGAGAGCATCGCCTCCTACCTCACCGccatgatgaag ATATTCGGAGCCATCGAAGGATCCGATCCCATCGGTTTTCCAGTCGGAGGACAAGCTGTGGAT CTGGAGAGCACGGTGATGCCCTACCTGGCGGTTCTGTCCGACTTCAGAGAGGACGTCCGGAAAATCGCCCGGGAGCAGAAAG TGACGGCGCTGCTGCGGCTCTGCGACGCCGTCCGGGACGACACGCTGCCGGAGCTGGGCGTCCGGCTGGAGGACCACGAAG GTCAGCCCACCGTGGTGAAGCTGGTGGACAAGGAGACTTtactgagggagagagaggagaagaagaag atggaggaggagaagaagcgGAAGAAGGAGGAAGCTGCCAGGAAGAAGCAGGAGCAGGAG atGGCGAAACTCGCCAAGATGAAAGTCCCTCCGTGTGAGATGTTTCGCTCAGAAACAGACAAATATTCCAGGTTTGACGAGACG GGTTTTCCCACTCATGACGCTGAGGGAAAGGAGCTGAGCAAAGGCCAAGCCAAGAAGCTGCGGAAGCTGTTTGAGGCTCAGGAAAAGCTCCACAGCGAGTATCTGCAGATGAACCAGAACGGGAACTAG